The following coding sequences lie in one Isoptericola variabilis 225 genomic window:
- a CDS encoding glycoside hydrolase family 127 protein — protein sequence MTLSPTRRRAGTTSAPVVPSRGRLLPLGLDEVRITGGPWARRQDVNGTATLSHIEHWLEREGWLGNFDAAVRGTLPEDRRGREFSDSEVYKLLEAMAWELGRRPDDQLERRFAAIVRRVAAAQEPDGYVGTMFGRPGQQPRYSDLEWGHELYCQGHLMQAAVARVRTGHRDDLIVEVARRSADHVCATFGRDANAGVCGHPEIEVGLAELGRALDEPRYLEQARLFVERRGRGVLADIEWGRSYYQDDVPVRDATVFRGHAVRANYLAAGAIDVAVEHGDDALLASVTAQWHRTQARRTYVTGGQGSHHQDEAFGDDWVLPPDRAYSETCAGVGSVMVSWRLLLAEADPVYADAVERTLLNVVATSPSHDGRAFFYANTLHQRVPAEHASVDEISKRAEASLRAPWFEVSCCPPNVARTFASLAAYVATVDDGGLQLHQYAPCEIRTSLPDGSPVAVDVVTRYPDDGRVEISVLEAPDADWTLTLRVPAWSSEAFVAVDGAAPERVGPGSVRVSGARSGSVVTLELDVAPRFVAADPRIDAIRGCVAVQRGPEVLCLESVDLAPAGLDDVSAVAVDVSTPPRRTEDGVVVRVAAVRHDEAPWPYAPAAETPAERPVLGPATDVTLVPYHDWANRGPSTMRVWLPVL from the coding sequence GTGACCCTTTCACCGACCCGACGCCGCGCCGGCACGACGTCCGCACCCGTCGTGCCGTCACGCGGCCGACTGCTGCCCCTCGGCCTGGACGAGGTCCGGATCACGGGTGGCCCGTGGGCGCGCCGCCAGGACGTCAACGGCACCGCGACGCTCTCCCACATCGAGCACTGGCTCGAGCGGGAGGGGTGGCTCGGCAACTTCGACGCGGCGGTGAGGGGGACCCTGCCCGAGGACCGGCGCGGCCGGGAGTTCAGCGACTCGGAGGTGTACAAGCTTCTCGAGGCGATGGCGTGGGAGCTGGGGCGCCGGCCCGACGACCAGCTCGAGCGCCGGTTCGCGGCGATCGTGCGGCGCGTCGCCGCCGCGCAGGAGCCCGACGGGTACGTCGGCACGATGTTCGGTCGGCCGGGGCAGCAGCCGCGGTACTCCGACCTCGAGTGGGGGCACGAGCTCTACTGCCAGGGCCACCTCATGCAGGCGGCCGTCGCGCGGGTCCGGACCGGCCACCGGGACGACCTGATCGTCGAGGTCGCGCGCCGCAGCGCCGACCACGTGTGCGCCACGTTCGGCCGGGACGCGAACGCCGGCGTCTGCGGCCACCCGGAGATCGAGGTGGGCCTGGCCGAGCTCGGGCGTGCGCTCGACGAGCCGCGCTACCTCGAGCAGGCGCGGCTGTTCGTCGAACGCCGGGGTCGTGGCGTGCTCGCCGACATCGAGTGGGGGCGGTCCTACTACCAGGACGACGTCCCGGTCCGGGACGCCACGGTCTTCCGCGGCCATGCCGTGCGGGCGAACTACCTGGCCGCCGGTGCGATCGACGTCGCCGTCGAGCACGGCGACGACGCGCTGCTGGCCTCGGTGACCGCGCAGTGGCACCGCACGCAGGCGCGTCGCACCTACGTGACCGGTGGCCAGGGGTCGCACCACCAGGACGAGGCCTTCGGCGACGACTGGGTCCTCCCGCCCGACCGGGCGTACTCCGAGACCTGCGCCGGCGTGGGCTCCGTCATGGTGTCGTGGCGCCTGCTCCTCGCCGAGGCCGACCCGGTCTACGCCGACGCCGTCGAGCGCACGCTCCTGAACGTCGTCGCGACGTCGCCGTCGCACGACGGTCGTGCGTTCTTCTACGCGAACACCCTGCACCAGCGGGTCCCGGCCGAGCACGCCTCCGTCGACGAGATCAGCAAGAGAGCCGAGGCGTCGCTCCGAGCGCCGTGGTTCGAGGTGTCGTGCTGCCCGCCGAACGTCGCGCGGACGTTCGCCAGCCTTGCCGCGTACGTCGCGACCGTCGACGACGGGGGCCTGCAGCTGCACCAGTACGCCCCGTGCGAGATCCGCACCTCGCTGCCCGACGGATCGCCGGTCGCCGTCGACGTCGTGACGCGCTACCCGGACGACGGACGCGTCGAGATCTCGGTGCTGGAGGCGCCCGACGCCGACTGGACGCTCACGCTGCGCGTCCCGGCGTGGTCGTCCGAGGCCTTCGTGGCCGTGGACGGCGCCGCACCGGAGCGGGTCGGACCGGGGTCCGTGCGCGTCAGCGGTGCCCGCTCCGGCTCGGTCGTGACGCTCGAGCTCGACGTCGCCCCGCGCTTCGTGGCCGCCGATCCTCGCATCGACGCGATCCGTGGCTGCGTCGCCGTGCAGCGTGGACCCGAGGTGCTGTGCCTCGAGTCCGTCGACCTGGCGCCCGCAGGCCTCGACGACGTCTCCGCCGTCGCGGTCGACGTGAGCACGCCGCCGCGCCGGACCGAGGACGGCGTGGTCGTCCGTGTCGCCGCGGTCCGGCACGACGAGGCGCCGTGGCCGTACGCTCCCGCGGCCGAGACGCCCGCGGAACGCCCCGTGCTCGGGCCGGCCACCGACGTCACGCTCGTGCCCTATCACGACTGGGCCAACCGTGGGCCGTCGACCATGCGGGTGTGGCTCCCGGTGCTCTGA
- a CDS encoding carbohydrate ABC transporter permease, giving the protein MPATRHRPAVVARRQAREGWAYAAPTALFVVVLFVLPILLVGQMSVSDWPLLAGNRGVNFPANYSDALGHRFFWESVVFTVKYTVIATVLLIGLGLGLALLVQESSRWTNALRTAILVPSALGLASASLLFYALYSPQVGPLSPLLRRLGIVDGPVSFLGSPDGALWSTVFLIVWRFAGFYMLLLMVGLQGIPHDVMEAARMDGANRWQIFSRVTLPLLRPSLALCTVLCVTGSLLAFDQFYILTKGGPDNSTLTVVQLIYNVAFQGQNDLGVAAALSIVVLAALVVVNVAQLRAMRAGQEG; this is encoded by the coding sequence GTGCCCGCCACTCGTCACCGACCAGCGGTGGTCGCCCGGCGCCAGGCCCGCGAGGGCTGGGCGTACGCCGCACCGACCGCGCTGTTCGTCGTCGTGCTCTTCGTCCTGCCGATCCTTCTCGTCGGGCAGATGTCCGTCTCGGACTGGCCGCTGCTCGCCGGCAACCGGGGAGTGAACTTCCCCGCCAACTACAGCGACGCCCTCGGGCACCGGTTCTTCTGGGAGTCGGTCGTCTTCACCGTGAAGTACACGGTGATCGCCACCGTCCTGCTGATCGGCCTGGGCCTCGGTCTGGCGCTGCTCGTGCAGGAGTCCAGCCGGTGGACCAACGCCCTGCGCACCGCGATCCTCGTCCCGAGTGCGCTCGGCCTGGCCTCCGCGTCGCTCCTGTTCTACGCGCTCTACTCGCCTCAGGTCGGTCCCCTCTCCCCGCTGCTGCGCCGGCTCGGGATCGTGGACGGCCCCGTGTCCTTCCTCGGCTCCCCCGACGGCGCCCTGTGGTCCACGGTGTTCCTCATCGTCTGGCGCTTCGCCGGGTTCTACATGCTGCTGCTCATGGTGGGTCTGCAGGGCATCCCGCACGACGTGATGGAGGCGGCCCGCATGGACGGCGCCAACCGGTGGCAGATCTTCTCTCGCGTGACCCTGCCGCTGCTGCGACCCTCGCTGGCCCTGTGCACGGTGCTCTGCGTGACCGGCTCCCTGCTGGCGTTCGACCAGTTCTACATCCTGACCAAGGGCGGCCCGGACAACAGCACGCTCACGGTGGTCCAGCTGATCTACAACGTGGCGTTCCAGGGACAGAACGACCTCGGCGTGGCCGCCGCCCTCTCGATCGTCGTCCTCGCGGCGCTCGTCGTCGTGAACGTGGCTCAGCTGCGCGCGATGCGCGCCGGGCAGGAGGGATGA
- a CDS encoding carbohydrate ABC transporter permease, whose product MTAPTLDRPTPSPTRRPAPRAPRTRLAGIALRTPYWVFTTALAVVFVYPLVWAGVASVSPQPGSSQVGGWGLGNYAALVDYQAGLWQYLLNSTIVAGLTVLFTMTVSLLGGYAFSRFRFPGRDVLFLVTLAILMVPYATLLIPLYVLLNTLGLQNSLLGLALVLTVFQLPFATFMMRISFDAVPRELDEAALVDGCSSFRALRTVMLPAVKPGIVTVGLFAFLASWNDFIAPLILISDTDRMPLPLAVANMRAQVMGIVDYGATEAGVVVLALPCIVLFLLLQRHYVRGFMSGALKG is encoded by the coding sequence ATGACCGCCCCTACGCTCGACCGCCCGACGCCCTCGCCCACGCGCCGCCCCGCGCCGCGGGCGCCGCGCACCCGTCTCGCCGGCATCGCCCTGCGGACCCCGTACTGGGTGTTCACGACGGCCCTCGCCGTCGTCTTCGTCTACCCGCTCGTCTGGGCGGGGGTCGCGTCCGTGTCCCCGCAGCCGGGAAGCAGCCAGGTCGGCGGCTGGGGCCTCGGCAACTACGCGGCGCTCGTCGACTACCAGGCGGGCCTGTGGCAGTACCTCCTCAACTCGACGATCGTGGCGGGCCTCACGGTCCTGTTCACCATGACCGTCTCGCTGCTCGGCGGCTACGCCTTCTCGAGGTTCCGGTTCCCCGGGCGCGACGTCCTCTTCCTCGTGACGCTCGCGATCCTCATGGTGCCCTACGCGACGCTGCTCATCCCGCTGTACGTGCTGCTCAACACGCTGGGGCTGCAGAACTCGCTGCTCGGGCTCGCGCTCGTGCTCACCGTGTTCCAGCTGCCCTTCGCCACCTTCATGATGCGGATCTCGTTCGACGCCGTGCCGCGCGAGCTCGACGAGGCGGCGCTCGTCGACGGGTGCTCGTCCTTCCGCGCGCTGCGCACGGTGATGCTTCCCGCGGTCAAGCCCGGAATCGTCACCGTGGGGCTGTTCGCGTTCCTCGCGTCGTGGAACGACTTCATCGCCCCTCTGATCCTCATCTCCGACACCGACCGCATGCCGCTCCCGCTGGCCGTGGCGAACATGCGCGCCCAGGTCATGGGCATCGTCGACTACGGGGCGACCGAGGCCGGGGTCGTGGTCCTCGCGCTGCCGTGCATCGTGCTCTTCCTCCTGCTCCAGCGGCACTACGTCCGCGGATTCATGTCCGGCGCCCTCAAGGGCTGA